A single Primulina eburnea isolate SZY01 chromosome 11, ASM2296580v1, whole genome shotgun sequence DNA region contains:
- the LOC140806140 gene encoding BTB/POZ domain-containing protein SR1IP1-like produces MRMLDLDHNQHTTQSNDANISSKKIHRLSATMKRTSEWVFSQEIPTDVTVIAGGTSFSLHKFPLVSKSGYIRKLVSESVDADLSIIKLPDIPGGADAFELAAKFFYGVNFEISTENIAMLRCAAEFLEMTEDYAVGNLIGRTEAYINEVALTSLAGAVFILHSCENLFPVAENVKLVNRCIDTIAFIACRDSQFAAPVDPKSEELYDSVSYNFPVSKPIVDWWAEDLTLLRIDLFQRVIVKMISRGFKKYALGPILMLYAQKSLRGLELFGKGRKKIDTKQQYEKRVVLEMMVGLLPREKNSMPVSFLSMLLRAAIFLDTTFACRLDLEKMMASQLGQAVIDDLLIPSYSLTGDTLFDVETIQRIMMNFFENRMELNRVGYDVDQYYVSHPSHEKETVTRLMESYLAEIASDHNLSVPRFLDFAELIPEQHRVTDDGMYRAIDIYLKAHPELSDMERKKICSLMDCQKLSREACAHAAQNDRLPVQTVVQVLYHEQQRLGEVVDGGLHESSPALDPPKTQETMEIHTIPDEDSISTLQRENEILKLELMKMKMKLKDVENSSVKIPGDHANPLVISRTMSIAEKPLPSRKSLLSSVSRKLGRFIRPEGNTPGLKGRVKAGKDRRHSIS; encoded by the exons atgaggATGCTGGATCTTGACCACAACCAACACACTACACAATCCAATGATGCAAACATTTCTTCCAAGAAAATACATCGCCTTTCTGCTACCATGAAGAGGACTAGCGAATG GGTTTTTTCCCAGGAGATTCCTACCGATGTTACTGTTATTGCTGGAGGAACCTCCTTCTCACTGCACAAG TTTCCTTTGGTGTCGAAAAGTGGATACATAAGGAAGCTGGTTTCAGAATCTGTAGATGCTGATCTTTCTATCATCAAGCTCCCCGATATCCCCGGCGGGGCGGACGCATTCGAACTTGCGGCAAAATTTTTCTATGGAGTGAACTTCGAAATTAGTACAGAAAACATAGCGATGCTAAGATGTGCGGCCGAGTTTCTTGAAATGACGGAGGATTACGCGGTCGGAAACTTAATTGGAAGAACCGAAGCGTACATAAATGAGGTAGCACTAACAAGTCTTGCAGGGGCAGTGTTCATTTTACATTCTTGTGAAAATCTTTTTCCCGTAGCAGAGAATGTTAAACTGGTGAATCGATGCATCGATACAATAGCCTTTATTGCCTGTAGAGATAGCCAATTTGCTGCGCCGGTGGATCCCAAAAGCGAGGAGTTATATGACTCGGTTTCGTATAATTTTCCTGTCTCGAAGCCTATTGTGGATTGGTGGGCTGAAGATTTGACACTGCTTCGAATTGATCTGTTTCAACGGGTTATTGTTAAAATGATATCTAGGGGATTCAAGAAATATGCACTTGGACCTATACTAATGCTTTATGCACAGAAATCTCTTCGAGGTTTG GAGTTATTTGGAAAGGGTCGAAAGAAGATCGATACAAAACAACAGTATGAGAAAAGGGTGGTTTTAGAAATGATGGTTGGTCTTCTTCCGAGAGAGAAGAACTCAATGCCTGTGAGCTTCCTGTCGATGCTTCTTCGAGCTGCAATATTTTTAGACACAACATTTGCTTGCCGCCTTGACTTGGAGAAGATGATGGCTTCTCAACTGGGACAAGCTGTcatagatgatttattgattccTTCTTATTCTTTAACAGGAGACACGTTGTTCGATGTGGAGACCATACAGCGAATCATGATGAATTTTTTCGAAAATAGAATGGAGCTAAACAGAGTAGGATATGATGTAGACCAATATTACGTTTCCCATCCATCACATGAGAAGGAGACTGTGACAAGATTAATGGAGAGCTACCTTGCTGAAATTGCTTCTGATCACAACTTATCTGTTCCGAGGTTCCTCGACTTCGCGGAACTTATTCCTGAACAGCACAGAGTAACTGATGATGGAATGTATAGAGCCATTGACATATACTTAAAG GCGCATCCTGAGTTAAGCGACATGGAGAGAAAGAAGATTTGCAGTTTAATGGACTGTCAAAAGCTATCTCGTGAAGCTTGTGCACACGCAGCTCAAAACGACAGGCTTCCAGTTCAAACAGTTGTTCAAGTTCTATACCACGAGCAGCAGCGCCTTGGGGAGGTCGTGGATGGTGGACTCCACGAGTCGTCCCCTGCTCTTGATCCACCCAAAACCCAGGAAACAATGGAAATTCACACGATTCCAGATGAAGACTCAATTTCAACTCTACAGAGGGAAAATGAGATCCTGAAACTGGAGCTAATGAAGATGAAAATGAAATTGAAAGACGTGGAAAATTCTTCAGTTAAAATACCAGGTGATCATGCTAATCCTTTGGTTATCTCGCGCACAATGTCCATTGCGGAGAAGCCTCTTCCGTCTCGGAAATCTTTATTAAGCTCTGTCTCGAGGAAGCTTGGCAGGTTTATTCGGCCTGAGGGGAACACACCGGGCTTGAAAGGCAGAGTTAAAGCAGGGAAAGACAGGCGGCACTCTATTTCGTGA